From Girardinichthys multiradiatus isolate DD_20200921_A chromosome 13, DD_fGirMul_XY1, whole genome shotgun sequence:
TTTTGCCTCCTGCCACTCCCTGTTGTCTCCTCCAGTCTCTATAACCCACTCTCCTCCCACTGCTGCTCTGTGTGGGATCTGGCTGTGGAGCGCCGAAGCTGGAGATGGTCTGCTGATTGTTAGAAGATTTAGTGACTCCACAGGACTCAAGATTGAATCTGCACCCTCCTCCATGCTGGAGACGGGAGCAGGCCAACGACCTCGTGCTGTGTTTGTCCTTAAACGTGTCTTCAACTCATCTTGCTTGACCTTAAAGGCGATGgaagaaacaaatatttatgtgAGAGAGAAACGCAAAAAATGAACTCTTGTCATGTTAGAACCACGAAGTTTGATGTATTTCATGAAGTGGCAGGAAAAGGATGCATGGCTTTAtaattttttcaaagaaaaatttGTAAAGCATGGCATTGTTTTATACAGCTCCCTTCATGCTGAAAGCtctgaacaaacatcatcattaAGACCAAAGAAAACAGCAACAGATTGGGGATCAAGTTGTGGAGACATCTAAAGCAGCGTTAGCCTATCAAACAATATCATACCATCTCagagagcactgttcaatctattaactgaaaataaaaagagtgcAACTGcaacacaactgcaaacataaCATGGACGTCTGTCTTACATCAAGAAATACCCAGCCAAACTATGGTGactctgcaggagctgcagagatccaaagctcaggtgaATAAATCTGGTTCCAGGGAAAATATAAGCTGTACTGTCCATAAATCTGGCATATATAGTAGAATGACCAGAGGAATGTCACTCAATGTTGCATTTGTAATCTACCACAAGCAATTAAGAGGCCACAGCAAACAAGTTGGataagatgctctggtcagataaaacaaaatgagaactttttggtctacatgccaAATGCTATGTGCAGAGGAGAACTAACGCTGCACATCAACCTGAACGCACCATCCTAACAGTAGAACCTAGTTATGCTGAGAGgatatttttcttcaacagCTAGTTAGAGTTTATTGAAACgtttatggagataaatacaggtGGAAAACCGCTGtagaggctgaaaaagacttgaaactagggtggaggttcaccgtCCACTCAAAGTctggacctaaatccaactgagagtCTGTGGTAAAACGTGAAAATGTCACAGACTCTAATCCAATCTCTCCATCTCAGTCTGTAGTAGTGCAAAGTTGGTAGGGACTTTCAAAGACTTGTAACTGTAATTGCTTCAAAGGGTGGTAAGTATTAAGTCAGGTAcactttcagacttttattaaggaaacattttaaagcCATCTATCCTTTTGTtgacacttcacaattatgggcTACATAAGGTccttataaaatacattcaagtttgtggttgtaatgtggcaacATTGCAAGGCACCATACAGTCTCTACCTTGCGTCTCTCCTCAACCAGCCTCATTTTCTCATCAAACTCTTCTCTGCTGTGGCTTTGAGCCTTTTTGGCCTTCAGTGACTCCAGTCTGGCAGGAGGTCTTCTTATGACACCTCTGGATTCATCCTCAtaagaaaaacacatattttcaatACATTTACTTTAGCTGCAACAATGCAATTTTAACTAATTAGTTTATTTCAAAATACTGTATCTTTTTATCTCTTTATGCACACAGATGTGGTGTTTCACGGCATGTTGCTGAAGTAAGGTCTGATGCATTTAGAAAGTGTGTCAAAATCTATTAAATAAAGGTAACTCTTTATTTAACAGATACTACCATTTCTTATCCTGGAATTTGTGGTTTCTAAGTTTCAAATTAACTCTAAATTTTCATTGGCCATAGCCTTTATTCACTTTCATTTACTAGAGAGTTGGTGAGGAGCAGAAAAGATCTTGATTATAAAGTCTGACATGATGGAGGACATAGAAAAGGGGATTAAAAGCAGGCAAGATGAAACTTTTTGTGAGCTactgtatttatataaaaaccTGAGAGCTTTTGagcacaatatatatatatgtattttggCCTTAAATcaagacaacaacaaaaaatgaaacattaaaaactttagcctttgttaacaaaatcatttttaacattttatcatttaagCAGAAGATatgtgacaacatgaagtaggccaaaGGGTCAGAATTGTAACACCCCTTAGCCccttctgaagaaattcaacaacaGATGAGAATTATATGATTAAAAACCTTAATACATAGGTGTAGTAATAGTCGATGGttctattttagattttgaatgtaaatttgaggaaacagaaatgtttctgtttttgtatatACTTTAAACTGAATTTAGCTATCACAGTGAGACTCTGTTTAGATCCATTCAAATCGTGCTGTTGTATCCCAGTttccaaatataaatatatatatatatatatatatatattatttgatATCAAATTAGTATTTAAGATCAAAGGTTTATTCTTTTAATTGATCAGTATTTAAGCTCCAGATGTATCAAAACTAAATTCTAGCTCTATTATTAAAATAGTTCATTATTGATCTCTTTAGCCAGAGAAAATGAGGCGCTCACCATGATGCAGTAGGCAGCTCCGCTGTCTTTGCTCCGGCTCTGTCCCACTGGGATGATGCCCTGACTCCAAAGCTCCTTCAGTATCTCGGTGGACTTGGGTCGCCTCTGAACTGGGACGTCACCATGCAGCAAGCCCGACACAGCGTCTAAAGTAAAATTAGTTACAGACGGGATTTTTCCCCCCTGCTATTTAATGAAATACTTTCATTAGCTTGTTTGGAGCTCATATTCACCATTCGGTGCAGCTCTGTCAACCTCACGTTCTCTGAGGCTCTCAGACGACAGAGGAGGGAGTTTATCGGGCATTGCTCCAGGTAACACCAGAAGGTCTCTGTTTTCCATCATGACCCCGCTGTCCTTGGTCCCTTTTGACCCCGCTGAGTCGCCACGTCCGCGGGGTTTACTCCCTGCTTCATCCTGACACaaaagagacacagagagagcGCAGGACATTGCTAAATTCAAATAGTTGTCAATCAAAGTAAAGGTTTAAATGGTTCGGCTTCTTTTCTCTagaaaaagaataatactttaTTCCCATATTCTCTTGacacatatatatagataaataaaataaatatgctaTACTTACTTAACAacactttatttgtttttgacagtAATTACATGTATACTTATAATAATTGAAGTCTATGTTGTGACTCTTGCACAACATAGACTGCTGATGTCTAGTGAATTCAATCAGATCAACAACCCGTTAGTTGTGCTTTAGGTCTCATATTTGAAAAATTATACGTACAGTAAATGTAGGTGAATACTAATACAGCTTTTCCAAAAAATATTGGCAGCTAAATTATTCACTGGAATTATCCTTCTTCAGGCAGTAGCACATTCTGatttttaacattaaattaATGCTAtcctgaaaaaaaatgtatttatgtttgcATGTAAGGAAAAGTATCAGGGGGGGAAATTGTCTTCCTCATCTCAATAAGAAAGCACTCAGTATTTAACTGGTGAAATCTGCCGTTTCATGTCACAGAATTAATCATTAACATATTTGTGCTTAATGCCTTATTGGGCCTTATTGCATGTTATTGTCCCTGCATATGTAATTTTAATGAACCATTGATAAAACTTAAGTAAAATGAAATTACTAGTTCAACCGCTTTAGCTATAAAAAATGCAGAATGAAATTTCATGTCTAACTGAATTAATGATGCttgattatttttataatttgctCCTCATATCTCcctttattccattttaatacCCAGAATTACATTTAAGATCTCcaaggagtttaaacaaaagacGTTTTGATGAGTCACAAATCATGAAAATACACAGTTAAGTATAAATCCATGTTGCTTTTAGTCAAACCAGTTGAACTGGACCAGCTTTCATGGGGCAACACATGCCCAgagcatgatgccgccaccaccatgtttcattgtgtggGTGGGATTAATGTCATTCACAGGAGAAGATAATTTCAGTTCAGCCAGAATGTATTCAAACTATTACCCTAagcaatttaattaattaattctaCCAAATCATCGCAACTGAAACAACTACAAGAACCTataagcagaaaataaaatgaaaactaatACAAAGGATCAGCCACTGATTTTGTAGCTAACATAAAGTAAAGTTGAAGTAATTTTCATGTGAGGCAGTATTATTATAGGctactattttttatttgatttaatacACATTTTACGGGGTAAAGTGGGCTACAGATAAGTGGGACCATCTTTTTTTACGGCAACAGCTGGGAGACAACAACACTACTCAAAAAACTGACACTTTCAACACATCTGTCGCCCATTTCCTCCAGAGTTTCATCCGCTTAAAGCAGCTGGATAAGGGACGCCCGAACCTACCTCGTCCTGCAGGCTCGCCTCCGTCAGCGGGTGGACCGCGGTGTTTGAGGAGCTTGAACATCCCATTTTTGACTCAAACCCACGTTTCGAGGTCCAAGTCATAAACGGCCAGGTTAGCAATGCCTCTgtgtcgttttttttttttacccctccAGTTTGTATAAAACGACCCGTAGCCTATCGTCTTGCATACCTTCACTCAGTTTCAATGACCCGGTCCGTTGCTAGGGCCCGTTGCTACAACTAATCTGACCCGGTTAATATCCAGAAACAAACAGAGATCACCCAGTAAAAAACCTCTGGTAATACACGTAAATACTGCAGGTTAAACCTTTGTGGAGCTCAATGAGAAAtattaattttgaaaaaaacgttttaactgaaaacaaatgagtTGAAACAATTTGTTGATCTTtgaatgttaaaacaaaatcatttaaaatttaaataaatggcctAATTGACTTGGTTAACAAAGAAAATGCACTTTTACTTGCTGCTTGATATTACTATTTCATTTAAAGAATCATTGTTTTTCCGTGTTAAGGACGTGAACATTTTCAGCAATggtttttagtttgtttcagTTCACAAGAGAGGGCCAAGTCAACAGGTTTTTGACAGATATTTACACTTGGATGATAAAATGGCCACTGTCATATGTTGAGATTTTTgttgtggaccaaagtgcagatgcaGGCGAGGAGTCGGCATGGCGAGGCAGaacgatgatttatttaaatcaaaacaaaggctAAACTCACAGGTAGGCAGGCAGGATGAAAACAGAGAGTTTAGGAGTCCAGGTCTAACAGAGCACAAGAAACGAAGGGAACTTGGCGCAGGGAAGGTGACGCAACAAACCAGCCTTGAACACAAGAACCAAactaactaatatacagaaCGAGGACAAAGGCGGGTAATtgagaaacagggaacaggtgtgccaaggaggcagaagggacaggtggaaacaataaagagaaacatagacctaagcagaacaatagactaaaataaaataaccaaaacattaagaaatctagaataaccaagaggtaaaggaaacagaggaactggaaggaacagaagaaCAACAAGAACCTAAGGTCTAAGCAAAAGgagaccataaagaaaccctgactacaaaagaaaacactgatagaacaaactgagaatgaagcagaggaaatgaggactagaataaaagtaaacagtaactaaa
This genomic window contains:
- the stmnd1 gene encoding uncharacterized protein stmnd1; this translates as MTWTSKRGFESKMGCSSSSNTAVHPLTEASLQDEDEAGSKPRGRGDSAGSKGTKDSGVMMENRDLLVLPGAMPDKLPPLSSESLREREVDRAAPNDAVSGLLHGDVPVQRRPKSTEILKELWSQGIIPVGQSRSKDSGAAYCIMDESRGVIRRPPARLESLKAKKAQSHSREEFDEKMRLVEERRKVKQDELKTRLRTNTARGRWPAPVSSMEEGADSILSPVESLNLLTISRPSPASALHSQIPHRAAVGGEWVIETGGDNREWQEAKHKGKNRRQGAEEGGECGDCQEGGAEESEMKEEEVTQVEELRADELLAASEELDTDSSFQHAEDKDETF